One Thalassospira marina DNA window includes the following coding sequences:
- a CDS encoding ATP-binding cassette domain-containing protein: MPPVENPQSRKGLVLDGVKITLRGRVLCDLDLVVAPGAIVTLMGPSGAGKSSLLGHICGTLEPGFDVQGSVWLSGRKINDLAPQDRQVGILFQDDLLFPHLSVGGNLAFALPGDIKGAGHRREKVEQALEIAGLAGFAGRDPATLSGGQRARVALMRVLLSSPSALLLDEPFSRLDAKLRSQFREFVFDQARKQQLPTLMVTHDPDDASATGGEIITLNGPVA; encoded by the coding sequence ATGCCACCTGTTGAAAACCCGCAATCGCGCAAAGGTCTGGTCCTTGATGGCGTTAAAATCACGCTGCGCGGGCGGGTTTTGTGTGACCTTGATCTGGTGGTGGCACCGGGCGCAATTGTTACCCTGATGGGGCCAAGCGGGGCGGGCAAATCATCATTGCTGGGGCATATTTGCGGTACGCTTGAACCCGGTTTTGATGTGCAGGGCAGCGTGTGGTTAAGCGGGCGAAAGATTAATGATCTGGCCCCCCAGGACCGCCAAGTTGGCATCCTGTTTCAGGATGATTTGCTGTTTCCGCATTTATCGGTGGGGGGCAATCTGGCTTTTGCCTTGCCTGGTGATATCAAAGGTGCAGGGCATCGCCGCGAAAAGGTGGAACAGGCCTTGGAAATCGCGGGCCTTGCCGGGTTTGCCGGGCGGGACCCGGCAACACTTTCGGGGGGGCAGCGGGCCCGGGTGGCCCTGATGCGGGTATTGTTATCATCGCCGTCTGCCCTGTTGCTGGACGAACCGTTTTCCCGGCTGGATGCCAAATTGCGCAGCCAGTTTCGCGAATTTGTGTTTGATCAGGCCCGCAAGCAGCAATTACCCACCCTGATGGTAACCCACGACCCCGACGACGCCAGCGCAACCGGGGGCGAAATTATCACCTTAAATGGTCCAGTTGCCTGA
- a CDS encoding 2OG-Fe(II) oxygenase encodes MFPDEMSLIVPDALDAATCERLIANFNDRLDEGGLVQGQSASHIRRSQIGWFNEEQEPEVMRRIIDLVATANRECFDFGLTDFAENAQIARYEGDQRGHYDWHSDIGASEVARRRKLTMVIQLSEPTEYEGGQLQLNPAGHIIDAPMTRGSAILFPSFVLHRVAPTVAGTRYSLSIWIHGQPFR; translated from the coding sequence ATGTTCCCTGATGAAATGTCTCTGATTGTGCCCGACGCACTGGACGCAGCCACCTGCGAACGGCTGATCGCCAATTTCAATGACCGTCTGGATGAAGGCGGGCTGGTTCAGGGGCAATCGGCAAGCCATATCCGCCGCAGCCAGATTGGCTGGTTCAACGAAGAACAGGAACCCGAAGTCATGCGCCGGATCATTGATCTGGTGGCAACGGCGAACCGGGAATGTTTTGATTTCGGCCTGACCGATTTTGCCGAAAATGCCCAGATCGCCCGTTATGAAGGCGACCAGCGCGGCCATTATGACTGGCACAGCGATATTGGCGCATCGGAAGTCGCACGGCGGCGCAAGCTGACCATGGTGATCCAGCTTTCCGAACCCACCGAATATGAAGGTGGCCAGCTACAGCTTAACCCCGCCGGGCATATTATTGATGCACCGATGACACGGGGTTCTGCCATTCTGTTTCCCAGTTTTGTGCTGCATCGGGTGGCACCGACTGTTGCGGGAACGCGCTATTCCCTGTCCATCTGGATCCACGGGCAACCATTCCGCTAA
- a CDS encoding MinD/ParA family protein, whose product MTSKTDATPKQAGRPKGRNVIAIASGKGGVGKTWFAISLCHALALHELKALLFDGDLGLANIDIQLGLMPKHDLGSVISGRLALRDAITEFEDGGFDIVAGRSGSGTLANLSTARLQALSDDLLQTGKSYDKVLIDLGAGVDQGVRQMTSLANTVIVLTNGDPTALTDAYAFIKVTHMARPKTDIRVVVNLAKDKKEGEAIYGKLLKACEGFLKISPPLLGVIRADSKVSECIRNQTPLLTRHPNSNAAQDIEAIATRLIEG is encoded by the coding sequence ATGACATCCAAAACTGATGCCACCCCCAAACAGGCAGGACGCCCCAAGGGACGTAATGTCATTGCCATTGCCTCGGGCAAGGGCGGTGTGGGCAAAACATGGTTTGCCATTTCGCTGTGCCATGCCCTTGCCCTGCATGAGCTTAAGGCATTGCTGTTTGACGGCGACCTGGGTCTTGCCAATATCGATATCCAGCTAGGCCTGATGCCCAAGCACGACCTTGGCAGTGTTATTTCCGGCCGCCTTGCGCTGCGCGATGCCATTACCGAATTTGAAGATGGCGGGTTTGATATTGTTGCCGGGCGCAGCGGGTCGGGCACGCTTGCCAATTTGTCGACCGCCCGCCTGCAGGCCCTGTCAGATGACCTGCTGCAAACCGGCAAATCCTATGACAAGGTATTGATCGACCTGGGCGCGGGCGTGGACCAGGGCGTGCGCCAGATGACCAGCCTTGCCAATACCGTTATCGTATTGACCAATGGTGACCCCACCGCCCTGACCGATGCCTATGCCTTTATCAAAGTAACCCATATGGCACGGCCCAAAACCGATATCCGGGTGGTGGTTAATCTGGCGAAGGACAAAAAGGAAGGCGAAGCCATTTATGGCAAACTTCTGAAAGCGTGCGAGGGTTTCCTTAAAATCTCGCCGCCGCTTCTGGGTGTGATCCGGGCAGATAGCAAGGTTTCGGAATGCATCCGTAACCAGACGCCGCTTTTAACCCGTCATCCCAATTCAAATGCGGCACAGGATATCGAGGCAATTGCAACAAGGTTGATCGAAGGATAG
- a CDS encoding GTP-binding protein produces MRLKTFTAPTMSAAMALVKEHMGADAIIVSTQDIPGSGVRLTAAIDSEPEFDIGIGTGVDDGLGAPSLDELIEEAEAALIRHSVPERLRLRLCDAMGRERNPGNVQQLLASALDEIFEFTPLPEKSSPRAIAFVGTPGSGKTLCVAKAAARAVMKKRRVAVLTSDTKRAGGVEQLRAFTKILKIPLGIIKSPDDLRNQFEAVRGSDLVFVDTANCNPYLQTELATLGEFLQSVPSEPILVCPAGVDAEETGDIANAFAECGTTRMLITRLDVASRLGGALYGADTGNLSLCNVSMTAQVADGLTAISPVALAKLLIPARHSHKKTSFAEVMK; encoded by the coding sequence ATGCGTCTTAAAACATTTACCGCCCCGACCATGAGTGCGGCGATGGCGCTGGTCAAAGAACATATGGGGGCTGATGCCATCATTGTTTCGACCCAGGATATTCCCGGGTCGGGCGTGCGCCTGACCGCCGCGATTGATAGCGAACCTGAATTTGATATCGGCATTGGCACTGGTGTTGACGATGGCTTGGGTGCGCCCAGCCTTGATGAACTGATCGAGGAAGCCGAAGCCGCCCTTATCCGCCATTCGGTGCCCGAAAGGTTGCGCCTGCGCCTGTGCGATGCCATGGGCCGCGAACGTAACCCCGGCAATGTCCAGCAATTGCTGGCAAGCGCGTTAGACGAGATTTTTGAATTTACCCCGTTGCCCGAAAAAAGCAGCCCGCGCGCCATTGCCTTTGTCGGAACGCCGGGATCGGGCAAGACCCTGTGTGTGGCCAAGGCCGCCGCACGGGCGGTGATGAAAAAACGTCGGGTCGCCGTTTTGACCAGCGATACCAAACGTGCCGGTGGCGTTGAACAATTACGGGCCTTTACCAAAATCCTGAAAATTCCGCTGGGCATCATAAAATCGCCAGATGATTTGCGTAACCAGTTTGAAGCGGTGCGGGGATCGGACCTGGTGTTTGTCGATACGGCAAACTGCAATCCCTACCTGCAGACCGAACTGGCAACGCTTGGCGAATTTTTGCAATCCGTTCCCAGCGAGCCGATCCTGGTTTGCCCTGCCGGTGTTGATGCCGAGGAAACCGGGGATATTGCCAATGCCTTTGCCGAATGCGGTACAACCCGCATGCTGATAACACGCCTTGATGTTGCATCACGACTGGGAGGGGCGTTATATGGTGCGGACACAGGAAACCTTTCCCTCTGCAATGTCAGCATGACCGCACAGGTTGCAGACGGGTTAACAGCCATTAGCCCGGTCGCACTGGCAAAGTTGCTTATTCCTGCCAGACACAGCCACAAGAAAACGAGTTTCGCCGAGGTCATGAAATGA
- the flhA gene encoding flagellar biosynthesis protein FlhA, with the protein MADGRQITPSGSGKSDGSAGGGDFMANMQVRVRAALRRGDIAMALGFVLILVIMMFPLPTWLLDMFLAISISFSILILMTALFIQKPLEFNSFPTILLVATSLRLALNIATTRLILGHGHEGPQAAGHVIQAFGSFLVSGNFVIGIIVFAILVIINFVVITKGSGRIAEVAARFTLDAMPGKQMAVDADLSSGLINEEQAKARRKELEEESAFFGSMDGASKFVRGDAVAGILITFINVIGGIIIGTAQMGLSLNEATETYTILTVGDGLVSQIPALIVSTAAGLLVTKGGMEGATEKAVFGQVSNYPAALGIGAAMMGGMSLLPGIPMIWFMGSAIGLGYLAWFLSKRQKAAAEVATREQSDAAAQAAAPPAEEPIANALRMDYVRLELGYGLLSLISTERGQKLTDQIKALRRQMAADMGFVMPSVRIQDNMQLPANTYVVRVKEIEAGRGDLRPNMLLVMDPRGEEITLAGEKTIEPTFNLPAMWVEQGMKEEAMFRGYTVVDPQTVITTHLTEVVKDHMPELLSYAETQKLLDELEDEQKKLVEDIIPGQISVGGVQRVLQALLTERISIRDLPTILEGIGEATAFTRNPTFMTEHVRSRLARQLSDTNSNADGVIPLVTLSPEWEQIFAESLVGSGEEKQLSMPPSQLQEFINKVRTTFERLGMMGESPVLLTSPGIRPYVRSIVERFRPATVVMSQNEIHPKAQLKTMGQI; encoded by the coding sequence ATGGCAGATGGTCGCCAAATAACCCCTTCGGGGTCTGGAAAATCCGACGGTTCGGCCGGCGGGGGCGATTTTATGGCCAATATGCAGGTCCGCGTACGTGCGGCCCTGCGCCGCGGCGACATTGCCATGGCTTTGGGCTTCGTCCTGATCCTTGTGATCATGATGTTCCCGTTGCCGACCTGGTTGCTCGACATGTTCCTGGCGATCTCGATCAGCTTTTCAATCCTGATCCTGATGACGGCCCTGTTTATTCAAAAACCGCTGGAATTCAACTCGTTCCCGACAATCCTGCTGGTTGCAACATCGTTGCGACTGGCCCTTAACATTGCCACCACGCGCCTTATCCTTGGCCATGGCCACGAAGGACCACAGGCAGCAGGGCATGTTATTCAGGCCTTTGGCAGTTTTCTGGTCAGCGGCAATTTCGTTATCGGGATCATTGTTTTTGCCATCCTTGTGATCATCAACTTTGTCGTGATCACCAAGGGTTCGGGCCGTATTGCCGAAGTCGCGGCACGTTTTACCCTTGATGCCATGCCCGGCAAGCAGATGGCGGTTGACGCCGATCTGTCGTCAGGCCTGATCAACGAGGAACAGGCCAAGGCCCGGCGTAAGGAACTGGAAGAAGAAAGCGCGTTTTTCGGCTCCATGGATGGTGCATCGAAATTCGTGCGCGGTGACGCGGTCGCCGGTATTCTGATCACGTTTATCAACGTTATTGGCGGTATCATCATCGGCACGGCGCAAATGGGCCTGTCGCTGAATGAAGCAACCGAAACCTACACCATCCTGACCGTGGGTGACGGCCTGGTTTCGCAGATCCCCGCACTGATCGTGTCGACCGCAGCAGGCCTTCTTGTCACCAAAGGCGGCATGGAAGGTGCGACCGAAAAGGCCGTTTTTGGCCAGGTATCGAACTACCCTGCCGCCCTTGGCATTGGCGCTGCAATGATGGGCGGCATGTCGCTTTTGCCCGGTATTCCCATGATCTGGTTTATGGGGTCCGCCATTGGCCTTGGTTATCTTGCCTGGTTCCTGAGCAAACGGCAAAAGGCCGCCGCCGAAGTTGCCACGCGCGAGCAAAGCGATGCCGCCGCACAGGCCGCCGCCCCGCCCGCCGAAGAACCCATCGCCAATGCACTGCGCATGGATTATGTGCGCCTTGAACTGGGTTACGGCCTGCTATCACTGATCAGCACGGAACGCGGCCAGAAACTGACCGACCAGATCAAAGCCCTGCGGCGCCAGATGGCGGCGGATATGGGCTTTGTCATGCCCAGCGTGCGCATTCAGGATAACATGCAGCTGCCGGCCAATACCTATGTCGTGCGCGTCAAGGAGATCGAGGCAGGCCGGGGTGATTTGCGCCCCAACATGCTGCTGGTGATGGACCCGCGCGGCGAGGAAATTACGCTGGCCGGTGAAAAAACCATCGAACCGACCTTCAACCTGCCTGCCATGTGGGTGGAACAGGGCATGAAGGAAGAAGCCATGTTCCGGGGCTATACCGTGGTGGACCCGCAAACCGTGATCACCACGCACCTGACCGAAGTTGTCAAGGACCATATGCCCGAGCTGCTATCCTATGCCGAAACGCAAAAGCTGCTTGACGAGCTGGAAGACGAACAGAAAAAACTGGTCGAGGATATTATCCCCGGTCAGATTTCGGTCGGTGGTGTGCAGCGTGTCCTGCAGGCCCTGTTGACCGAACGCATTTCCATTCGTGACCTGCCGACCATTCTGGAAGGCATTGGCGAGGCTACTGCCTTTACCCGCAATCCTACCTTCATGACCGAACATGTAAGATCGCGGCTGGCCCGGCAATTGTCCGATACCAATTCAAACGCCGATGGTGTTATTCCGCTGGTAACACTGTCGCCGGAATGGGAACAGATTTTTGCCGAAAGCCTGGTGGGCAGTGGCGAGGAAAAGCAGCTTTCCATGCCGCCAAGCCAGCTTCAGGAATTTATCAACAAGGTGCGCACCACGTTTGAGCGCCTTGGCATGATGGGGGAATCCCCTGTCCTGCTGACCAGCCCGGGTATTCGCCCCTATGTCCGGTCGATTGTAGAGCGTTTCCGCCCGGCAACGGTTGTGATGTCGCAAAACGAAATTCACCCCAAGGCACAATTAAAAACAATGGGGCAAATCTGA
- a CDS encoding sigma-54-dependent transcriptional regulator: protein MQVLIVGGLGGQIGAASKIAMARGASVQLAESVTTALNILRAGKRIDLVMADIALDVGALITALSTERISVPVVACGVGNDINGAVNAIKAGAQEYIPLPPEAALIAAIFEAVTEESHALIHRDPRMTETLRLAEQVARSNASILITGESGTGKEILSRFIHRKSNRADKPFVAVNCAAIPDNLLESELFGHEKGAFTGAQARRIGKFEEADGGTLLLDEISEMDVRLQAKLLRVIQEREIDRLGGSKPVKVDVRILATSNRDLESYVQQGNFREDLYFRLNVVNLDIPSLRERPGDIPVLAEFFVRKYSEANDMPIRPISPLAIDRLISHYWRGNVRELENTMHRAVLIAGPDEIGPEAIMLTGGAPAGAQSQPAPAQQPAAPATAPANGSDPRDIARSNAAAAAYNPTYVNQAYRNSGAASSGYGQPAPHPYDAARPAEQSAAHTPAAPADDAAHTSHHAPDGSGVPSAETADHGVISDNGSITAALVGRTVADVERELIIDTLKHCFGNRTHAANILGISIRTLRNKLRQYTDEGVDIPLPGNG, encoded by the coding sequence ATGCAGGTATTGATCGTTGGTGGACTGGGCGGCCAGATCGGCGCAGCCAGCAAGATCGCGATGGCCCGGGGTGCCTCGGTACAGTTGGCCGAAAGCGTCACCACGGCGTTAAACATCCTGCGCGCGGGCAAGCGGATTGATCTGGTCATGGCCGATATCGCGCTTGATGTTGGTGCGCTGATTACGGCCCTGTCGACCGAACGCATCAGCGTACCGGTGGTGGCCTGTGGCGTGGGTAATGACATTAACGGTGCGGTAAATGCCATTAAGGCCGGTGCGCAGGAATATATCCCCCTGCCCCCCGAAGCCGCCCTGATTGCGGCCATTTTTGAAGCCGTAACCGAAGAAAGCCATGCCCTGATCCATCGCGACCCGCGCATGACCGAAACCCTGCGTCTGGCCGAACAGGTGGCACGCAGCAATGCATCCATCCTGATCACGGGTGAAAGTGGTACCGGCAAGGAAATTTTAAGCCGGTTTATCCACCGCAAATCCAACCGGGCGGACAAACCCTTTGTCGCGGTGAATTGCGCGGCCATCCCGGATAACCTGCTGGAATCAGAACTGTTCGGCCATGAAAAAGGGGCCTTTACCGGCGCCCAGGCCCGGCGTATTGGCAAATTTGAAGAGGCCGATGGCGGCACCCTTTTGCTTGATGAAATCAGTGAAATGGATGTTCGCCTGCAGGCAAAGCTGTTGCGTGTTATTCAGGAACGCGAAATTGACCGGCTGGGCGGCAGCAAACCGGTCAAGGTCGATGTCCGCATTCTGGCGACATCAAACCGCGATCTGGAATCCTATGTCCAGCAGGGCAATTTCCGCGAAGACCTGTATTTCCGTTTGAATGTCGTCAATCTTGATATTCCGTCGTTGCGCGAACGGCCGGGCGATATTCCGGTGCTGGCAGAATTTTTCGTGCGCAAATATTCCGAAGCCAACGACATGCCGATCCGCCCGATCAGCCCGCTGGCGATTGACCGGCTGATAAGCCATTACTGGCGCGGCAATGTGCGTGAACTTGAAAATACCATGCATCGCGCGGTGTTGATTGCCGGGCCAGATGAAATCGGGCCAGAGGCCATCATGCTGACGGGCGGCGCACCTGCTGGCGCGCAATCACAACCCGCCCCGGCACAGCAGCCCGCTGCCCCCGCAACAGCCCCGGCAAACGGCAGCGACCCGCGCGACATTGCACGCAGCAATGCGGCCGCAGCGGCCTATAACCCCACCTATGTCAACCAGGCCTATCGCAATTCCGGCGCGGCAAGCAGCGGTTATGGCCAGCCTGCCCCCCATCCTTACGATGCGGCCCGCCCCGCCGAACAGTCCGCCGCCCATACACCGGCAGCCCCGGCAGATGATGCAGCCCATACATCCCATCACGCGCCAGATGGCAGCGGGGTGCCGTCTGCGGAAACGGCTGATCACGGGGTGATTTCTGACAATGGGTCGATCACGGCAGCGCTGGTTGGGCGCACGGTGGCCGATGTTGAACGTGAACTGATTATCGATACCCTGAAACATTGTTTTGGCAATCGCACGCACGCCGCCAATATATTGGGTATATCGATCCGTACTTTGCGTAACAAACTGCGCCAATATACCGATGAAGGGGTTGATATTCCGCTGCCGGGCAATGGGTGA